The following are encoded together in the Bos indicus isolate NIAB-ARS_2022 breed Sahiwal x Tharparkar chromosome 29, NIAB-ARS_B.indTharparkar_mat_pri_1.0, whole genome shotgun sequence genome:
- the SLC22A11 gene encoding LOW QUALITY PROTEIN: solute carrier family 22 member 11 (The sequence of the model RefSeq protein was modified relative to this genomic sequence to represent the inferred CDS: inserted 1 base in 1 codon), translating into MAFTELLEQAGGVGLFQALQILTFFLFSVWVPFQLVVENFSAAVPGHHCWAHLLENGSGAPANLSPEALLLVSIPPGPNRGPHQCLCFRHPQWQLLDPNATATNWSEADREPCVHGWIYDHSTFTSTIVTEWDLVCDHQGLKPLGQSIYMAGAMVGCIVCGFLSHRFGRKPVLSRCCVLVAVTSISTIAAPRFPVYCGLRFLNALGLSSILLTSAMLMVEWTTTSTRAVTMAILGSTYAXGQMAVGGLAFTLRDWRTLQLAVSVPFFVIFLISWRLPESAQWHVIVGKPDQALQELKKVAKINGHKEARKTLTTEVLMSSMQEVASAKSRQSVLDLFRLPVLRWRTCNLLVVNFFLTVSYYGIVLDLQNLGSNIFLLQVHFGAVDLLARAITTFLLRFFGRRTTLAGSLAGAGLAVLANTLVPQDLQTLRVVFAVLGKGCFGLSLTCIMIYKPELFPTSLRRSAAARGGQQEVVITESTWF; encoded by the exons ATGGCGTTCACTGAGCTCTTGGAGCAGGCGGGGGGCGTGGGGCTCTTCCAGGCCCTCCAGATCctcaccttcttcctcttctcggTCTGGGTGCCTTTCCAGTTAGTCGTGGAGAACTTTTCAGCCGCTGTCCCAGGCCATCACTGCTGGGCTCACCTGCTGGAAAATGGCTCCGGGGCCCCTGCCAACCTCAGCCCCGAGGCCCTCCTGCTTGTCTCCATTCCGCCGGGCCCCAACCGTGGGCCCCACCAGTGTCTCTGCTTCCGCCACCCACAGTGGCAGCTCCTGGACCCCAATGCCACGGCCACCAACTGGAGCGAGGCAGACAGGGAGCCGTGCGTGCACGGCTGGATCTACGACCACAGCACCTTCACCTCCACCATTGTGACTGAG TGGGACTTGGTGTGTGACCACCAAGGCCTGAAGCCCCTAGGCCAGTCCATCTACATGGCTGGGGCCATGGTGGGATGCATCGTCTGTGGCTTCCTCTCCCACCG GTTTGGGCGGAAGCCAGTTCTGAGCAGGTGCTGCGTGCTGGTGGCCGTGACCAGCATCAGCACCATCGCTGCCCCCAGGTTCCCCGTCTACTGTGGCCTCCGGTTTCTGAACGCTCTGGGGTTGTCCAGCATCCTCCTGACCTCCGCGATGCTCA TGGTGGAGTGGACCACGACCAGCACAAGGGCCGTCACCATGGCGATCCTGGGGTCCACCTACG TTGGCCAGATGGCCGTGGGTGGCCTGGCCTTCACCCTGCGGGACTGGCGAACCCTCCAGCTGGCCGTGTCGGTGCCTTTCTTTGTCATCTTCCTGATATCCTG GCGGCTGCCAGAATCCGCCCAATGGCATGTTATCGTAGGCAAACCAGATCAAGCGCTTCAGGAACTCAAAAAGGTGGCCAAGATAAATGGCCACAAGGAAGCCCGGAAGACACTGACCACAGAG GTACTGATGTCCAGCATGCAGGAGGTGGCCTCTGCGAAGTCCCGCCAGTCAGTGCTGGACCTGTTCCGCCTGCCTGTGCTCCGCTGGAGAACCTGCAACCTGTTGGTGGTGAA CTTCTTCCTCACCGTCTCATACTACGGGATAGTCCTCGACCTGCAGAACCTGGGGAGCAACATCTTCCTCCTTCAGGTCCACTTTGGAGCCGTGGACCTCCTGGCCCGGGCCATCACCACCTTCCTGCTCAGGTTCTTCGGCCGCCGCACGACCCTGGCTGGCTCCCTGGCTGGGGCCGGCCTCGCCGTCTTGGCCAACACGCTGGTCCCGCAAG ACCTGCAGACCCTGCGTGTGGTCTTTGCTGTGCTGGGAAAGGGATGTTTTGGCCTCAGCTTAACCTGCATCATGATTTACAAGCCGGAACTCTTCCCAACTTCACTGCG GAGGTCAGCAGCAGCCAGGGGAGGCCAGCAAGAGGTGGTCATTACAGAAAGCACCTGGTTCTAG